From Haloarcula sp. CBA1127, a single genomic window includes:
- a CDS encoding halocyanin domain-containing protein codes for MALSRRQFVGAAAGTAALAATGTATAQEEPDYGGWFDDVSNYDGTADKRGQDTVTITVGAQGNNGAFAFDPPAVMVNPGTEVVWEWNGEGGGHNVVSDGDGPLDSGSAVSEAGTTYSHTFESEGMFKYVCIPHEALGMKGAVVVRSGGSGGGDSGSGQQQQGPPANPDYGGWFDDVSNYDGTTVDRTDADSVEISVGAQGNNGAFAFDPPAVRVTPGTEVTWTWTGEGGGHNVVSDGDGPLDSGGAVSEAGTTYSHTFEEMGVYKYVCVPHESLGMKGAVVVGGPLGDSGGGSGGGSGQEGSGIELSGPQWLLSGSVLLAFFSPLLFAVAMRRRQNGRPPQTGEGGELRRATGPEPVEEAAETEPAVELGHDEYDPKGTAALVAFYFVLIALLWVFMYFVEFLGRVSIIG; via the coding sequence ATGGCGCTGAGTCGGCGACAGTTCGTCGGTGCCGCGGCCGGGACAGCGGCGCTGGCCGCGACCGGCACGGCGACAGCACAGGAGGAACCAGACTACGGCGGCTGGTTCGACGACGTGTCGAACTACGACGGGACCGCCGACAAGCGAGGCCAGGACACCGTTACAATCACCGTCGGCGCGCAGGGCAACAACGGCGCGTTCGCCTTCGACCCGCCGGCAGTGATGGTTAACCCGGGCACAGAGGTTGTCTGGGAGTGGAACGGCGAAGGCGGCGGCCACAACGTCGTCTCGGACGGTGACGGGCCGCTTGACTCCGGAAGCGCAGTTAGCGAAGCTGGAACGACCTACAGCCACACCTTCGAATCGGAGGGAATGTTCAAGTACGTCTGCATCCCGCACGAAGCGCTCGGGATGAAAGGCGCAGTCGTCGTTCGCTCCGGTGGTAGCGGCGGCGGTGACTCCGGCAGTGGCCAACAGCAGCAAGGCCCGCCGGCAAACCCGGATTACGGCGGCTGGTTCGACGACGTCTCGAACTACGACGGAACGACAGTCGACAGAACCGACGCGGATAGCGTCGAGATATCGGTCGGCGCACAGGGCAACAACGGCGCGTTCGCCTTCGATCCGCCGGCGGTCCGGGTGACGCCCGGAACTGAAGTCACCTGGACCTGGACCGGTGAAGGCGGCGGTCACAACGTTGTTTCTGACGGCGATGGCCCGCTGGACTCGGGCGGCGCCGTCAGCGAAGCCGGGACCACCTACAGCCATACCTTCGAAGAGATGGGCGTGTATAAGTACGTCTGTGTCCCTCACGAGTCGCTCGGCATGAAGGGCGCCGTCGTTGTCGGTGGCCCGCTTGGAGACAGCGGTGGCGGCAGTGGCGGCGGAAGCGGCCAGGAGGGAAGCGGTATCGAGCTGTCCGGCCCGCAGTGGCTCCTTTCGGGCTCGGTCCTGCTGGCGTTCTTTTCCCCACTGTTGTTCGCGGTCGCGATGCGACGCCGCCAGAACGGGCGGCCGCCACAGACGGGTGAGGGTGGTGAGCTACGGCGGGCGACCGGCCCGGAGCCGGTTGAAGAGGCTGCAGAAACTGAACCGGCTGTCGAGCTTGGCCACGACGAGTACGACCCGAAGGGAACGGCGGCGCTAGTCGCGTTCTACTTCGTGCTCATCGCCCTGCTATGGGTGTTCATGTACTTCGTCGAGTTCCTCGGCCGTGTCTCAATAATCGGGTGA
- a CDS encoding sulfite exporter TauE/SafE family protein, whose protein sequence is MQFGTAGLSSGETAGLAAFVGLGLVGSVHCLGMCGPLVTTYADRLDDGGPVSGHEIRQHALFNAGRTLSYALVGTVLGAAGSVLYDVAGLARLGTAVRGVVGVFVGLAIITVGIGYLSRGRAVDVARSLPVVGNLFQRLSASLVARVDRWVDGPGMIALGAMHGLLPCPLLYPAFLYAFATGSAFTGGLSLAALGLGTFPLVFAYGTAFGTLSPGHRATLHRVLGVVFIALALVPLSNGLAAFGIAIPKPPLPMPWT, encoded by the coding sequence ATGCAGTTCGGGACGGCGGGGCTGAGTTCCGGTGAGACGGCCGGCCTCGCGGCGTTCGTCGGGCTGGGACTCGTCGGCAGCGTCCACTGCCTCGGGATGTGCGGACCGTTAGTCACCACCTACGCCGACAGACTCGACGACGGCGGGCCGGTATCGGGCCACGAAATACGTCAACACGCGCTGTTCAACGCTGGACGGACGCTGAGCTACGCGCTTGTCGGGACCGTACTTGGCGCTGCTGGCAGTGTATTGTACGATGTGGCCGGCCTGGCACGTCTCGGAACTGCCGTCCGGGGAGTCGTCGGAGTTTTCGTCGGCCTCGCGATCATCACTGTCGGTATCGGGTATCTCTCCCGAGGTCGCGCCGTCGACGTGGCCCGGTCGCTGCCGGTGGTCGGGAACCTGTTCCAGCGACTCTCCGCGTCGCTCGTCGCTAGGGTCGACCGGTGGGTCGACGGTCCGGGGATGATCGCGCTGGGCGCGATGCACGGCCTGCTCCCCTGTCCATTGTTGTACCCGGCGTTCCTGTATGCGTTCGCGACCGGCTCCGCGTTCACCGGCGGGCTCTCGCTGGCCGCGCTCGGCCTCGGGACGTTTCCGCTGGTGTTCGCCTACGGGACCGCCTTCGGCACGCTGTCGCCGGGCCATCGCGCGACGTTGCACCGGGTGCTCGGTGTCGTTTTCATCGCGCTCGCGCTCGTCCCGCTGTCGAACGGGCTGGCGGCGTTCGGTATCGCCATCCCGAAACCACCCCTACCGATGCCCTGGACATGA
- a CDS encoding heavy metal translocating P-type ATPase: MTHCTLCDLPVDTPVTDDGVEGTFCCRGCLEVARTLDDPATEARDAADTGPDPDDADGETAFLSVDGMHCATCETFLEARATDHDGVAAAAASYPTGTMKLTYDADALSESDLADAVAGTGYDASLQATETDDEYELEGRLIVGGFFGMMTMMWYILFLYPAYLGVDSSLLLFDPSGQAGDYLLWNMAVMTGVVVGYTGWPLLRGAYVSLRAGRPNMDLLVAMAAVTAFLYSVVAVILGHTEVYFDVATVIVMAVSVGDYYQDRVRRRALDRLTEFTTQRADSARRRTDGGHEEVDVGALSAGDEVVIRSGERIPVDGTVLEGTAAVDESLVTGESLAVRKTDGDEVIGGSLITQGGVVVRIGPDAESTVDRLTNLLWEVQSTRGGVQRLVDRIAAVFVPLVVVLAVFATIGHLVAGATPTDAMLTGLAVLVVSCPCALGLATPLATAAGIRRALDGGTVVTGDAVFETATDADVVAFDKTGTLTTGEMELLERADEGAMARAAAVEQFAEHPVAEAVTDAVPVPDAAVSGFEQHPGQGVSATVDGEHVAVGTQALFDDLGFDVPADLRDQCDRATENGRVPALVGWDGEARDVLVAGDRLRSHWESVVSTLARDRDVVVITGDRPEAATPFERHDGVDEVFAGVPPEAKAEVVERLQSRGTVAMVGDGSNDAPALAAADVGIAMASGTSLAADAADAVVTTDDLRAVPDVFSVTAATRMRVRQNLAWAFCYNAVALPLALLGVLNPLFAALAMTASSLLVVGNSTRTLAGTASHGEASADGPAPPQQPAAAD; encoded by the coding sequence ATGACCCACTGTACGCTCTGTGACCTGCCGGTCGATACGCCCGTCACTGACGACGGTGTCGAGGGGACGTTCTGCTGTCGCGGCTGTCTGGAAGTCGCGCGGACGCTTGACGACCCGGCGACGGAGGCCCGCGACGCCGCCGACACCGGCCCCGACCCGGACGACGCCGACGGCGAGACGGCGTTTCTCTCCGTCGACGGGATGCACTGTGCGACCTGCGAGACATTCCTCGAAGCGCGGGCCACAGACCACGACGGCGTCGCCGCCGCGGCCGCCAGCTACCCGACGGGGACGATGAAACTCACCTACGACGCCGACGCGCTCTCGGAGTCGGACCTCGCGGATGCGGTGGCCGGAACCGGCTACGACGCCAGCCTGCAGGCCACGGAGACCGACGATGAGTACGAACTGGAGGGGCGTCTCATCGTCGGCGGCTTCTTCGGGATGATGACAATGATGTGGTACATCCTCTTTCTCTACCCGGCCTATCTCGGCGTCGATTCGTCCCTGTTGCTGTTCGACCCCTCGGGGCAGGCGGGGGACTATCTGTTGTGGAACATGGCCGTGATGACCGGCGTCGTGGTCGGGTACACCGGATGGCCGTTGCTCCGTGGGGCGTACGTCAGCCTCCGCGCTGGTCGGCCGAACATGGACTTACTCGTCGCGATGGCTGCTGTGACAGCCTTCTTATACAGCGTCGTCGCCGTCATCTTGGGACATACAGAGGTGTACTTCGACGTGGCGACGGTCATCGTCATGGCCGTCTCAGTTGGCGATTACTACCAGGACCGGGTCCGGCGGCGTGCGCTGGACCGCCTCACGGAGTTCACGACACAGCGGGCCGATAGCGCCCGACGACGCACCGACGGTGGTCACGAGGAAGTCGATGTGGGGGCACTGTCGGCCGGCGACGAAGTCGTCATCCGCTCCGGCGAGCGAATCCCTGTTGACGGGACTGTACTTGAGGGGACCGCGGCCGTAGACGAGTCGCTCGTGACCGGCGAGTCGCTGGCCGTCAGAAAGACCGACGGCGACGAGGTCATCGGCGGGTCGCTGATCACGCAGGGCGGCGTCGTTGTGCGGATCGGGCCAGACGCCGAGAGCACCGTCGACCGGCTGACGAACCTCCTGTGGGAGGTCCAGAGCACGCGCGGCGGCGTTCAGCGGCTGGTCGACCGAATTGCCGCCGTCTTCGTTCCATTGGTGGTCGTTCTGGCTGTGTTCGCCACCATCGGGCACCTCGTCGCCGGAGCGACACCCACGGACGCGATGCTGACTGGGCTGGCGGTGCTCGTGGTTTCCTGTCCCTGTGCGCTGGGGCTAGCGACGCCGCTGGCGACTGCGGCCGGCATCCGTCGAGCGTTGGACGGCGGAACCGTCGTCACCGGCGACGCGGTGTTCGAGACGGCGACCGACGCGGACGTGGTCGCCTTCGACAAGACGGGCACACTGACGACCGGCGAGATGGAACTGCTGGAGCGGGCCGACGAGGGGGCGATGGCCCGGGCAGCTGCAGTCGAGCAGTTCGCGGAGCACCCTGTCGCTGAGGCTGTGACGGACGCCGTGCCGGTCCCCGACGCGGCCGTCTCCGGGTTCGAGCAGCACCCGGGGCAGGGCGTCAGTGCGACAGTTGACGGAGAACACGTCGCCGTCGGGACGCAAGCCCTGTTCGACGACCTCGGGTTTGACGTGCCCGCGGACCTCCGGGACCAGTGTGACCGCGCGACGGAGAACGGGCGTGTCCCGGCGCTCGTCGGGTGGGACGGCGAAGCGCGGGACGTGCTCGTTGCGGGCGATAGGCTCCGCTCTCACTGGGAGTCAGTTGTCTCGACGCTCGCTCGTGACCGCGACGTGGTTGTCATTACCGGCGACCGGCCCGAAGCCGCCACCCCGTTCGAGCGCCACGACGGCGTCGACGAGGTGTTCGCTGGGGTGCCGCCCGAGGCGAAAGCCGAAGTCGTCGAGCGACTACAGTCCCGCGGAACCGTCGCGATGGTCGGCGACGGGAGCAACGACGCCCCGGCGCTGGCTGCCGCCGACGTTGGTATCGCTATGGCGTCGGGCACGTCACTGGCCGCCGATGCGGCAGACGCGGTCGTAACGACGGACGACCTGCGAGCCGTCCCTGACGTGTTCTCGGTGACAGCCGCAACCCGGATGCGGGTCCGCCAGAACCTCGCGTGGGCGTTCTGTTACAACGCCGTCGCGCTCCCGCTCGCACTGCTTGGCGTCCTGAACCCGCTGTTTGCGGCCCTGGCGATGACGGCCAGTAGCCTGCTCGTCGTCGGGAACTCCACGCGGACGCTGGCGGGGACAGCCTCACACGGCGAGGCGAGTGCCGATGGACCGGCTCCGCCACAGCAACCAGCAGCGGCCGACTGA